GGTGTTACATCTTGAGGTCTTGTGCCTCTATCAATATACAACGTAATTTTACCGCTAATTAGAGAAGTGATTTATCGACTGGACCAATAACGCATAAACTCATACGAGCAGTTTATagtccttatcggtccttctTCCTGCCTAGCACTGCTTGGTGGGTACAGAACATCAATCACATCCAAATGCCCTGCTAaggccgaaagtggggagagttaaCTGTccttctcaaaatgctctcacaaggccacatgcatacaaccactgatcATGTAAGTCCTTTCATCGATTGAAATaattgggccacgtgttacgtatgtctaaacaccgattaccacgacgcactatgctgtctagtattggcgatggttggaagaaagttaggggcggccaaaccaaaaaaTTGGCATCaaagcttgaagtcactaacttctactCTGAGCCATATTAGTTGATTCTGTAACTAATTGGTTTATATTGAAACAAGATTACAATTTTAATGTGAACATCACGAGGATGAATAAAAACACAACCAACTGATAGATtgtaaaacagaataaaaacaaacatcCTTTATAAGTCGAACACAAAAAATGTACAAACCTGTTCAACAGTAATATTAGCACCAACCATCATTTGTAACATTCCCAATAATTCATTTCTTGATATTTTACCATCCATATCTAAATCATACATACCGAATAGAAATCGTAATTTTGCATCACGATTATTAAATTGAGTTGATTGTTGAGGTCGAACTTTACGAAATCTTGCTAATTTACGTACAAATTGACGAAAATTTAATTCACCTTGACtgtatatagatagatagagaaaaatcaacaacaacaacaacaacaacgtagAAACAAAACACAAATAGGTTCAAAAAATCAATTTGTCATTTTTACAAAATCCGTATTGTCATGGTTGTACATCTTCAGTCATGAATGATAATCGcatttaaaatttaaatcaGTTATCCCTATCACATATGTATGCACGGTTTGGTTTGACCGAAAtggaacacacacacacacacaatgttCTGCATCAGAAAAAAGGTATAGAAGCTTCATTTGCATAAAAATTCAATATTCAAGTTGAAAATAAGTTATAGAATaacaaatatttgaaaaatagaaACGAAAAAGCTCTGTAgatcatattttttttaattttatttaaacacataaatattggtacaaggaagcaccagatacacatgcgccgcacaaatctcatttcatttgtgtgagggctataatactgcccagatgcccaaactgaagcaggtgcttttcttaggggaccacacccagagcctttgacctgaaggtctagtccacaaggcagtggagcatcgtgaggagatgcagtcacatggtagcagGTGATCGATgattaattcatacgccattcgttccctcaggatactggagtccatgtggagcattggtttggaatcagggctttccaactcccctatgtgaaccttccgtgtccaccaacccggttaaagcgtcggacattcgcttttcgtcctctcaatttcgtaaacaacagtaatgccacgaggcagtgagtaggacttccctggcagaggctatatattcgcgtggccatatgagagcatttggaggagagcggactctgcccactctcggtcgtaccatggcatttgagGGCCTGTAGATCATATCGAGAAATGAAATGACCATGTAACCCTGATCATGTTAATTCACTGTGGAAAGTGAAATCAAGTTGACTAGTTACATCATTAGAGGCCATAAATCGACTTTGATAATGATAACCACGTTGATAGTTGTAGGAACTAACCTAGACTGCTTGTTAGATAAACTAATATAAGTCCtcgaaattatttatttatttaatcacatatgtattgatacaaagggcaccggatacatatgcgccacacaaaataatgagaatgcgaagagaaggaagaagatgcgtatatataaaagaaggaaaaaaagaaaaggagaagagtaatgatggggggaaaaCTGAagtgtacaaccagaagagctctctcagttaagaaagttatagccactctttatgaagaaagtagaaggttACAgtaggatcgccactggcttctattctgagccatatctgataacgtctctagccactgtgttgcaccatctctcggaccccagccagggagtcgtgaaggaccaacagaagctagccctttgcagctttctttcataccacgaaaGTATCGAATTCACTTAACTACAGTATCAAGGTACTTAGATATGAGCCACGCTCTAGATAAGGGGGTTAATAATACTACCTGGTTGCCAAAACCGAAGTGAGTGAAGTGGAGTTCAAATCCGGGGACTAAGTAGCTGAAAGTCGAACGGCTCAACCACTAATCTACCACTCCTCATTGAGAGAATATGATGAACCAGAAAACTACTGTACACCAGAAGACACTAAGTAGCCGATTCGACTTTATCAAGAACTCCTCAACAGAATGCATAAATAATCGCCCCAGGAAATTCTATATATCATAGTGTTAGGACGAGATAGAACACGAAATCATGCTTTCATTCATCATGATATTTATTCAGTACAACATGAGAGATTCACTTTTTATTAATTCAGTGAAAAATCCATTCTGTTTCCCGACTATTAAAGTTACGTATGGTATATATTGATGATTGGTTATATGCCAGTGAAATATGCACATAAATAAGTGTATTTAGTTAATAAATCGTAGTCATGCTTTGGGAGAGTGAATAGAATTTCTATCTGCTATTAACTCTATCTTCTTTTTAAGTATTGAAATTCCCAGTTTTCTCACTTGTTTCAGTTTTTCATTTACACTTAAACCACTGAGTTGGAGAAATATAATGGTCTTCAACTTCATGCAATCAGTTCACGATATAAAGGTCTTACTCTCTGTATGATCAGACTTAACTGTAAAAGGCTATTATAATTTCAAGTAAACATTTTCTCCATTAGTATTCGTCATTAGTATACCCAAGGAGTTAATTCTTATGATCGCATTATTCCATTCTGTATTTACGTTTCATCAGCTGGACGCATCCACTTATCCCCACGTTGTTGTTTAATTTGAGGATAAAACTCAGTCGTCATTTCATAAAACACATACTACCTTAGTGGTTTAAAGAATCCATACGTTAATGTAAATTTATCAAATCCACTTCTGGTGTATCAACAATAGGGAAACAAAAACCTTAACATATAATAACTATTGTCATTTTATAGTTACTTTCAAAAATAACTTACGTTCTACTAATTTTATTTGTTACTATTATCAATTTCATTCTTTTGGTTATTTTACGTTGACAAACAATTCAAGAAAGTAAAAATTCGAAGACTTGAGTAACGCATGTCTAAACTGCATTAAAGTCAATGAATATTTACATGGCCCTTGATCGATTTGTCATTCTCACTTACTATCTTATGAATAACCTCATCATTAGTCCCAGGGTGATCTCATCAACATGTGTGAACGATGTATTGAAGCAAATCCTACGGATTACGTGTTTGCAACCAGGTCTAAGTCTTTTTAACAAGTAAAAGTggatatataagaactttcgtctaaattggATTGAACAATTATATTGAACACATCACAATTGGTGCAAACATGGCAAAAGTTGAAAGCCAAAAACCCACCAAAAATTCAAGTGGTCAGTTGACGTATTCGACCAATTCACCACATACACAATGAGAGACTTGGAAATGACACAGAATCATAGTGATAGAAATACAACTACCAATTCTTATTACTATATTTATAGACAATGAGCACTGAAAGATGTGTTAGTTTACCTATCTTTAAAGAATTCATTCACGATTCGATCGCCAAGTGGATTAATGGCTAATTCTGGAATTAACAGAAAATCATGACGCCTGAAATATCATAAAAAAAACAGGGTATGTGAAGGAAATAAATACAGAGAAGTGTGTTCAGAGCAACTATTTTTTACgcatattaaaatatttaatgcCCGACCTAAATATGACTTACCAACCGACCGACCAACCGTAGCTGTAGCCATTACGTGGTACTCAGGATTGCATAACATGATAGCCCGATCGAGCCATATTGGCTGAGGGACTTGTAGGATCCTACCAAGTCAGGAATGTCGACTAAGGTAGTAAGATCTATGTCCGAAAATCAAGTTGAACAGCCAACTGTACTATATTGTGACCGCAGTACGGTGTTTCCATGATACAAACAGTATTTCCAGTGGCGTTTTCTTACCATAACAGATAAGGAAAGGTCAATCCAAAAAAATACGTCTAACTTTGTCTCGTGAACTGCTGTCACCAACGGTACGACCTAAAAATCATGTGGCTAACGTGGATTATACTCGAAAAAAGGCCGTATGTAACGGGACTTTGGCATTTATCTGTCGAAATTTGCGACCGCGCTCCCAGTTCACCGAGGACACGACTACCCCAGTATCCTCTTCAGATCCATCAAGTATACTTTCACGCTTTAGAAACAGTAAATTGACAGCTCCCTTTATATCTCTAACAGTACTTGACATAATCATTTCTTCACGTGTCAACTTAACAACCCATAAACATGTGTCATATCAACCAGGGTTTCTTTGAGTTAACAGGAATGGCATCACTTTCAATGGACGGTAACTTATAGGGTTGCTTTTTGGTTCCTAAAACCAGGTACATTTGAAACATAGAACGATTTGGTAGTCGTATATAGATTTTACatacattttatttcacttgttcacaattatttttttctattaaaaACTAACTATTTTCACAACCCGCTTTTTCAGTGGCCAAAAACTAGCTTTACATTCTGTCATTTTACGAGCCACTTGACGCTGTTTATAGGCTTAATTTTCACCTGTTTGCCATTAAGCAACCACCCGGAAGCCGTATGTTTTTACATGAGTTGTTGAAACATCAACGTGACAATTTCTCGGTAATCGCAAGCAGTTAACATACTAGTAACCCCATGAGACAAGTGTTCATAATATAGCATGGACTTCTGAATTAACTAAACGCACTTATTCCAAATAAGCAACGCTGTGTATACAAAAGCAAACCTTCATAACAGAAATTAGTGCGAATTTAGACAAAATGTGACCACATAGCTTCCCTTCAGGTCTAATAAGGGGGTTTACTTTCCCTTAAACTGCTTCCTTGGGGGGGGgaattttgactgaaattttgTCAAAACTTTATTCTTCGTTTGCTCTTACATGAAGATGTTTACCTTTTGactaaacaaatatatataacaATCTCAATTAGATCAAGTAGTCTGGAACAAACGTTCATGGCAAGAAAAATTCGCACAAAGTAGTAATTTGCATGAAAAAAACTAAATCCGCTACTAGAAAGGCGGGCATTTGTATGAAAATAACCGCTAACATGGCGAATATCTAGGTGAAAA
This genomic interval from Schistosoma mansoni strain Puerto Rico chromosome W, complete genome contains the following:
- a CDS encoding putative calcineurin B subunit, with amino-acid sequence MGANTSNTLDQSEVEEIAGETGFSPKQIYRLYNRYLALDKTNAGYLRRHDFLLIPELAINPLGDRIVNEFFKDSQGELNFRQFVRKLARFRKVRPQQSTQFNNRDAKLRFLFGMYDLDMDGKISRNELLGMLQMMVGANITVEQINNIGERTMAEADLDGDCYISYAEFVQAFDNVDIEQKMSIRFLE